CTGGAGAGGAAAATTCATTCTGTTTAGTTCACTTCAAACTACAATAAAAGAACATATATTTACTCTTATACCGGGCATCTTTGTTTGAGCCCACCTAGTGATCCATTCATGTGGTGCGGCTCCATGGCGCCCATCGCCCCCATGGGCCCGTCCGGCCCCGGCCCCATCGGGAACTGGTGAAAAGACGCAGAACACATCGTCACGAGGACTGCAGCGTtatcgttttttttctttcattttttttttaactctctgaTATAAATGTGATTGCTTTAGCTTGATGTGATTCTGAAATGATTTCATTTCTTCTTGGTTCATTTCCAATCGATTCTCATTGAGCGACATGATGCTGAATTATACTGTGATGTGCTTAGAAGAACAACTTGAGCTACATTAAAATTTGGGGGGAGAATATGTCCCGCCTTATTCATTACAACAATAACATCTATTATTTTAAAGCGCTGATCAGTCAGTAATGAAGCACACTGGGTGTTTGAGAGAAGCCGGGTCAGCCGGGACTCACGTTGGGTCTGTTGCCGCCCGGTCCGATCGGGTTCATCATCGTATATATGTTTTCACTGGAGTTAGTCGAGTCTGAGGAGCAAACGAAGCACAAACATGAGTCCGGGGACGTCAGAGAGGCGACGGGAAACCCATGAGTCAGACGAATGATTTTCTCAAGCTGTGATTtaaggaggaaaataaagacGCAGACACGGAGAACGAGAAAGTGACGGAGCTTGCTCGGTGGAGAGGGGGGACGAGCTCATGCTTGTTTAGTGAGGAAGAATGAGTCAGACTGCGAGACATGAGCGTTAGTGTTGGGGACATAGTTAGGTGACGCACCACCTGGGCTGGGCATGATGGGAGTTCCCGGTGGACCTCCTCCGCCCGGAGGACCCTGCGGAAGAATCAGagaaaaagtttcagtcttCCGCGCAGGCGAGAGAGCGGCTTCTCGACGAGTGGTTTCAACTCACCACGTAGTTTCCTGGAGATGAGGAGGAGTAGGCTATCTGCGGCGGGAACAGAGACACAAGGACGATTTGATggtcagaagaaagaaaatgacgGAGAGAAACTGGAAGCAAGACCATGCAGTGAGATGTGAAAGATCTGATAAAACTATAAATAAGCATCTATGTAAATGTGTCAGTTTGGGCGGCAGTAATAAAATAGAAACACTTTAGTGAAACTAAGCCGCATTTAGAGGTGCTTCTACTTTATAATTACTTACACATATACACAACGTACAgtgttttattgtaaatgtttaaCATTCTTTTTCTAAATATTAATAGCGTTTCATAATGTTTCACTCTTTGGGTCTCTTACTTCAGtatatttttgtgaaatgaGCTACTGTGATGACTGAACTTCTCTGTGTGGGATAAACAGTCTTATCTTAATGTACACTGAGTAATCTCCTCAGAAAATCACAAGTTACTGCTTATTACGCCTCCAACTGCAATTAATATTAAACCTCCTGATCTCCAGTTTCTGGGCACAgtaagtttatttttcttaatcaaGAAAACTCCTGTtgaatatttacttttttattgtaattttgtACATCTTACTGTGTATCTGAGGAATGTGCTTTGAAAGTATACGGTACAGAACTAAAATGAAACACATGCCCACTAATGATGCATTGAGAAGATAACTACCACCTTGACTGTATTTAGAAAAGGGTATAATTTTGTTTTACatgtatatttttaaaacaacagtACTTTCGAAATCAGAAGCTCAACTCTAATAACATTTTTTCAACTGATTCAAAATTTTTATCCACTTTCCATCTCGCTATAAAGTCTGACATCTAAGGTGTCTATAATGTAAATGTTCCGGGGAGTATAGTTTTGTCAAATTTAGTTTGTGACATTTCACATTAACTTTATTTGGAGAATGTTCATCAGTCATTCActcttcttttctgtctgcGCTTCTCGAGCAGCTCTGACATTTGAGTTTCCCGGTGTAAGATAGATCAATGTCATTTATCTtatctggtgttttttttataagctGAGGAACAGTGTGTTTCTGCGGAGCCGCAGTCAGAAAGGTGTTGCTCAAGGCTACAAAACAGTCCGGTTTATGTCATTAAAATCACTGACCAGGACTTTTCCGCCTCCATTCAGTGACTATTTCATACATGAATAATACACTTTGCTAATGTAATAAATATGCTGCGGTCTTGCATCTTCGCTGTACAGCGTTCAGAGTGTGTGTACGGCACAGAGGCCGCGTGACTCACAGAGTTAGCGTTAGGTCCTGGCCACGGCCCTCTTCCTCCGGGACCCCTGAGGAAAACAGCGAGCGTGTGAGCGACACAAGAAACTAACGTAAAAGGAGAAATTAAGGCGACCAAATGACATGAATATGAGGCTTAACGAAAAACTCTCAACAAATAcaggaaaacatgaacacaacTCTGCTTTGAGACAATGCTGTTGTTATATTTCACTTGAAACAACGAGGTCTGCAGAAACAGGTAAGCCAGCGTCATTAGCAGTGAAAGAAACAGGTGTATCTATATCAATTAAATGCATTTACCCACAAGACTGATGCTTATTTGTAAAGAAGAAGTGTCAGCATCAGTAAATAAAACTACCTGTGAGCTTCAGCTGGGACGGTTAATGCGACggaaaaaaagcagctcaggGGACTTACATGTTCATTCCTGGCATCGGACCGCCCATGGAGTTGGGAGGAGGTCTCATCCCGCCATAATTCTGACAGACAAGCCGTAAAAAATATACACTGTCAAAACATGACAAGCAAATTTACTGGTTCTTAAAAAGACAACGGTTTGTCTGGATTTCGTTGTCTGGAGATGATTCAGTGTTTTGCGCCGCGCTTCCTCGCAATAAATCGATGGCTATGACACATACATCACTCCGCTGGCGGCGGCTGACATCCTCAGATAAGCAGCAAACACAACAATCCCCGTGGTGTGAGAGTAATAAATGAACTAAATCTCGGGAAAAGTCACTATCTTAGCATTTGAGACGGCCGCGGAGACATTAACATCGGGGCTCGTTTAAGGACAGtctcttcatttgtttgacACTCAGTCATCCCGCGGTCAGTGTTCCGGGTCTGCCGTACCTGTGGGCCCATGGCCATTCCTCGAGGGGGGTTCATTCTCATCGGTCCGCCCATGTTAGGATGTCCTGCAAGAGCAGGAAACCCAGAGTAACACACCGGCCGAGGCACGCAACACGCAGGAGCACATTAAATCCACATATGTCTCATCTCCTAAAGTCAGGAATTAAGACAGGCCACAGACAATGCTTCATCCTAATCTTATTAGTTGTAACCCTCTGGCTCCCGAGGATGCAATCTGCAGCTAAAATCAGCCCAGAACCCCTTCCTGAGCCAGACACACCCTCACATGTTCAAGTCTGTGGccggaaaaaaatggaaaaactcacAGAAGGTGGATctgtgcaaaaaataaataaataaaaacctcaaCAGAAGGGCTTGGGGGAGTCTAGAGCTTATATTATCATCTGATTTACCAGCAAATCCTTGAGAAGTGGTAATTAGGGTATTTGTAGGTCTATATCGACACGTCTTTGTCATTCGAGGATAAAGGCCCAATACATCGATCGTACAAGGCAGGCGCggtcaaaaacatgaaaagtattaaaaaaaatcaacactaCAGACAATTACAATCAAAGCATATGTATCGACGCCATTACTGTGGAGCTATCTGTGTGCTGAAGTGAGTAAAGTCACGTGTGCACATTAAAGAAGTCCGACGGTGGTTCTCATCTCCTGGTGTCCATGGTAACGGCCTTTGGACGGGGTCAGGAGTTGCTGTGATctacagcagatgttaaaaaccagtcgTCGTACCGGGACGTGCTGCGCTGCTCACAGCTCAGGAGTTTATCAAGAACTTGTGCAGTGTTGCCTAAAGGCTCAAGCAAGTTTCCAAGATGTAAAAGTCACATTAAATAGAGTTAAATAGATGTATGCTCTGTGAAAATGGTGCATATTTTAGCAAAATTcccaaaaaattcaaaaaattcCCAACAGGTTTACCTTGCGGTCTTGTTGGGTCCAAACTGTTTGGCAGGAGAGGCTGAGATCCTGGGATTCCTCCAGGAGGCTGGAAGGACAGCAAATGCAGAGACGACTCGTGAATTCTCTTGGCAAAAGTTGTTGACAATGCATAAAAATCATGTAAAGTTCAGTACCTGATTTGGCATTCGGAGTGAGGGGCGCGGTCCACCTGGATACCGCGGTGACATGAAGGGCTGCAGAGAGGACcggaggaaggaggggaggggagggcaaAGAAAGAAGACATTTCTATTATTGATAAATCCAAAAGCACTAAAACGTGGGCAGGACTGAGGACGCGGAGATGGACACACTGCGGTTGGAGAATGAGGAATGAAGCTGAAAAATTGCAAATTCAGCAAAAATCCTGGctggaaaccaaaaaaaaacaaaacaaaaacaaaacaaaacaaacgctTGCACAAGAGTGTTTTATGGTTTTTCACAATGCCTTCTTATACATGCAATATGCACTCAAAgcatggatttgtgtgtgtgtgagtgtgtgcgtgtgtgtgtgtggaggcagcGCTCACACAGCTCCCTGCTCACACTGCTCGCGCTGTGGTGTAAGCCGATTCGGCCTGTGGTCTGCCTGGCGTAGTTAGAGACACCTCAGGCCAACAACATCGCTCAAAACCTTAGCGGAAGCGTGTCCACACTCTCTCGCGCACAAGAAGGAAACCAGAAACCGCAAGAATgaagagctgagctgctgcagttaATGGGCGAAGGCTAGTTTTACCTCCGCTGTGGCGTCTGTAGCTACTGTTCTGGGCGAGTGCTGAAATGCGCAGTTACGCGGAGTGTTTTTAAAAGGCCCGAGACGTATAAATACGCTTAATTAAAGTCGGCAGCTGGACTAAGCCGAGCCCTGTATGTGTGGAGGTTGTAAATACAGTGGCGGACCCATGTGTTCTGTACGTATACGTGACGTGTTCATAGCGCCTGTcctctgttttatttataaGGTGCTAGAACAAGTATGCTGGGGGGAagggagaggtgtgtgtgtgtgcgtgtgcatgtgtgcacatttgtgtgtgtgtgtgtgtgtgtgtgtcaagagTGGAGGAGAAGATAAGTGTGCAACCCCCCACAAGCTGCTCCGGGGGAGGGGCAAGGAGTGAATTATTCATCCCACACAGGGACAGCCGATTCTAGGCCTTGAAGAGGAGCGGGCCCCGCTGCCTCTGGATGCTCGGCTTTCATAAAGAGGGAGCTGGCAACTGGAGGGGCTGGTATCTGTCGGGAGTCAGCCAGAACAAAACTGGAGCTCGCAAGGCTCAAGGGTAggagaagacggaggaggagaaggagagagtgTGCGAGTAGTGAATGGAGAGAGAAAGCGTGTGTGGGGgtaagggggggtgggggggatttAGAGGGGAATGAAAGAGAAAGGGGTGTTTTGAGATAAAGTGTTTGCGTCTTACCTGGCCATGGGGTCCCATCATGGGGTTGCTGGGGTTGTGTGGGGGGGGCTGTGCGTGGGGGGACTGCTGAGAGCCGGGTGGTGCCTTTAAGAAAGAAGAGCGATATCAGAGAGGGGAAGGGGGCAAAATGTGGGTTTACACCTGGAGGAATTACCCAATCAAAGTTATTATAGAGCAGCAGACgatgggggaggggaggggtggagtcagtgggggggggggggggggggggtgtttaatttgaggaggagggaaagaagCAGGAAAGTGGACATTTTGTGGGAAAGAAACAGCATTAGAAGCCTTGAGGGGAGACTTCACTGTGCGTGAGTCCAAACAAGCCGAGAGGAGTCAGGATCAGACGCCGCCGTGTTTCGGGAAGGTCTGAACATGTGTGGCTCGACCACAGGAGGGGATCCTCAGGCCCCTCTGAGCCCGGGACCGGGATTCCTCTCAACCACATGGGGGCAGTATTGCCAAAGGTTTGGTGCGGCGGGACAGGCCGCAGCAGGACAGGCACTAGAGGCCACTTCAAACCAGAAAG
Above is a window of Salarias fasciatus chromosome 19, fSalaFa1.1, whole genome shotgun sequence DNA encoding:
- the LOC115406436 gene encoding single-stranded DNA-binding protein 3 isoform X3, with the protein product MYGKGKGAVVPSDSQAREKLALYVYEYLLHVGAQKSAQTFLSEIRWEKNITLGEPPGFLHSWWCVFWDLYCAAPDRRETCEHSSEAKAFHDYSAAAAPSPVMGNMPPNDAMPGGPMPPGFFQAPPGSQQSPHAQPPPHNPSNPMMGPHGQPFMSPRYPGGPRPSLRMPNQPPGGIPGSQPLLPNSLDPTRPQGHPNMGGPMRMNPPRGMAMGPQNYGGMRPPPNSMGGPMPGMNMGPGGRGPWPGPNANSIAYSSSSPGNYVGPPGGGGPPGTPIMPSPGDSTNSSENIYTMMNPIGPGGNRPNFPMGPGPDGPMGAMGAMEPHHMNGSLGSGDMDGLPKSSPNNMGGMNNPPGTPRDDGEMGGNFLNPFQSESYSPNMTMSV
- the LOC115406436 gene encoding single-stranded DNA-binding protein 3 isoform X4, whose protein sequence is MYGKGKGAVVPSDSQAREKLALYVYEYLLHVGAQKSAQTFLSEIRWEKNITLGEPPGFLHSWWCVFWDLYCAAPDRRETCEHSSEAKAFHDYSAAAAPSPVMGNMPPNDAMPGGPMPPGFFQPFMSPRYPGGPRPSLRMPNQPPGGIPGSQPLLPNSLDPTRPQGHPNMGGPMRMNPPRGMAMGPQNYGGMRPPPNSMGGPMPGMNMGPGGRGPWPGPNANSIAYSSSSPGNYVGPPGGGGPPGTPIMPSPGDSTNSSENIYTMMNPIGPGGNRPNFPMGPGPDGPMGAMGAMEPHHMNGSLGSGDMDGLPKSSPNNMGGMNNPPGTPRDDGEMGGNFLNPFQSESYSPNMTMSV